A portion of the Salmo trutta chromosome 1, fSalTru1.1, whole genome shotgun sequence genome contains these proteins:
- the selenol gene encoding selenoprotein L isoform X1 encodes MAEDISEAEDTLIYGLTGLNTMGRILLENGKQEAAGSIEDFVPNKITTLFGLMTCAANFYNSIGVKKRIDAEDLWKKSYHHAKVQEQVEELLQLEEEWDAFLDRIDTELKTSDKRLTGGPTSQNLSADTPLTDARSGENVTLGLYFGKGENLLLVLIRHFGULPUREHVAELATQQGLLDSQSARVLVISFGCREGAQIWLDQTGCKYDMLLDPERKIYKAFGLGSSYSNVMNFDSLLQYAEYVVLGQEFPDIPPRFLEDFYQMGGDFVLDEGGTVILSHPCKNPMDRPEVAQMVATISSVGRPTSF; translated from the exons ATGGCTGAAGATATCAGTGAGGCAGAGGATACTCTTATTTATGGTTTAACAGGCTTGAATACTATGGGAAGAATCCTACTTGAAAATGGCAAGCAAGAAGCAGCAG GTTCCATTGAAGATTTTGTCCCAAATAAAATTACAACTTTATTTGGACTAATGACTTGCGCTGCCAACTTCTACAACAG TATTGGTGTGAAGAAGAGGATCGATGCTGAAGACCTGTGGAAGAAGTCTTATCA CCATGCCAAGGTGCAAGAGCAAGTAGAGGAGCTCCTGCAGTTGGAG GAGGAATGGGATGCCTTTCTGGACCGCATAGACACTGAGCTGAAGACAAGTGACAAACGGCTCACAGGAGGCCCAACTTCACAGAATCTGAGTGCTGATACACCCCTCACAGATGCCAGGAGTGGAGA GAATGTGACTCTGGGACTGTACTTTGGGAAAGGGGAGAATCTGCTGCTGGTCCTGATCCGACACTTTGGATGACTACCGTGACGCGAGCACGTGGCTGAGCTTGCGACCCAACAG GGACTTCTAGATTCTCAGTCAGCTCGGGTACTGGTGATCTCCTTTGGCTGTCGGGAAGGTGCTCAGATTTGGCTAGATCAGACGGGCTGCAAGTACGACATGCTGCTTGACCCAGAGAGGAAG ATTTACAAGGCATTTGGCCTGGGATCTTCCTATTCGAATGTGATGAATTTCGACTCCTTGCTTCAATATGCAGAGTATGTTGTGTTAGGCCAAGAGTTTCCTGACATCCCACCACGTTTCCTGGAAGACTTCTATCAG ATGGGCGGGGACTTTGTCCTGGATGAAGGTGGGACAGTGATCCTCTCTCATCCCTGCAAGAATCCAATGGACAGGCCTGAAGTAGCACAGATGGTGGCTACCATCTCATCTGTTGGCCGTCCTACCAGCTTCTAA
- the selenol gene encoding selenoprotein L isoform X2 — protein MAEDISEAEDTLIYGLTGLNTMGRILLENGKQEAAGSIEDFVPNKITTLFGLMTCAANFYNSIGVKKRIDAEDLWKKSYHHAKVQEQVEELLQLEEWDAFLDRIDTELKTSDKRLTGGPTSQNLSADTPLTDARSGENVTLGLYFGKGENLLLVLIRHFGULPUREHVAELATQQGLLDSQSARVLVISFGCREGAQIWLDQTGCKYDMLLDPERKIYKAFGLGSSYSNVMNFDSLLQYAEYVVLGQEFPDIPPRFLEDFYQMGGDFVLDEGGTVILSHPCKNPMDRPEVAQMVATISSVGRPTSF, from the exons ATGGCTGAAGATATCAGTGAGGCAGAGGATACTCTTATTTATGGTTTAACAGGCTTGAATACTATGGGAAGAATCCTACTTGAAAATGGCAAGCAAGAAGCAGCAG GTTCCATTGAAGATTTTGTCCCAAATAAAATTACAACTTTATTTGGACTAATGACTTGCGCTGCCAACTTCTACAACAG TATTGGTGTGAAGAAGAGGATCGATGCTGAAGACCTGTGGAAGAAGTCTTATCA CCATGCCAAGGTGCAAGAGCAAGTAGAGGAGCTCCTGCAGTTGGAG GAATGGGATGCCTTTCTGGACCGCATAGACACTGAGCTGAAGACAAGTGACAAACGGCTCACAGGAGGCCCAACTTCACAGAATCTGAGTGCTGATACACCCCTCACAGATGCCAGGAGTGGAGA GAATGTGACTCTGGGACTGTACTTTGGGAAAGGGGAGAATCTGCTGCTGGTCCTGATCCGACACTTTGGATGACTACCGTGACGCGAGCACGTGGCTGAGCTTGCGACCCAACAG GGACTTCTAGATTCTCAGTCAGCTCGGGTACTGGTGATCTCCTTTGGCTGTCGGGAAGGTGCTCAGATTTGGCTAGATCAGACGGGCTGCAAGTACGACATGCTGCTTGACCCAGAGAGGAAG ATTTACAAGGCATTTGGCCTGGGATCTTCCTATTCGAATGTGATGAATTTCGACTCCTTGCTTCAATATGCAGAGTATGTTGTGTTAGGCCAAGAGTTTCCTGACATCCCACCACGTTTCCTGGAAGACTTCTATCAG ATGGGCGGGGACTTTGTCCTGGATGAAGGTGGGACAGTGATCCTCTCTCATCCCTGCAAGAATCCAATGGACAGGCCTGAAGTAGCACAGATGGTGGCTACCATCTCATCTGTTGGCCGTCCTACCAGCTTCTAA
- the clec11a gene encoding C-type lectin domain family 11 member A, producing MGIAAILVTVLCMCSLSLSAPDGDTKVGDPVDATPTEIPETQGKQARGDVPEEPEPTSPVSDFDNTYNYILSRLSAMDQAIHRLNVGHYTLDVKVTQLVDRVSQLDGTLGEVQDTMQQISLLTKENRKEIGRLEGCQKGRRVGYKCYLIYRTYETYPGAAQKCMERGGRMAMPQDRKEQEALAEYVKAFFQPGNWPVWLGINDLRSEGLYLFEDNTRVTYFQWRKHFLSSQPDGGKRENCVAMASDDGDWWDNYCDRNMYYLCEFDA from the exons ATGGGAATAGCAGCCATCCTAGTCACCgtcttgtgtatgtgttcactCAGCTTGAGTGCTCCGGACGGCGACACCAAAGTTGGAGATCCTGTCGATGCAACACCAACTGAG ATCCCAGAGACTCAGGGGAAACAGGCAAGAGGAGATGTACCGGAGGAGCCAGAGCCAACCAGTCCTGTCTCAGACTTTGACAACACATACAACTATATTT TGTCCAGGCTGTCAGCGATGGATCAGGCCATCCACAGGCTGAATGTGGGCCACTATACACTGGATGTGAAGGTGACCCAGCTGGTGGACAGAGTGTCCCAGCTGGACGGCACCCTCGGGGAGGTACAGGACACCATGCAACAGATATCCCTCCTCACCAAGGAGAACCGCAAAGAGATTGGCCGCTTGGAGG GATGTCAGAAGGGCCGGCGGGTGGGGTATAAGTGCTATCTGATCTACCGCACATATGAGACGTACCCAGGTGCAGCTCAGAAGTGCATGGAGCGGGGCGGCAGGATGGCCATGCCTCAGGACAGGAAGGAGCAGGAAGCCCTGGCAGAGTACGTCAAGGCTTTCTTCCAGCCGGGGAACTGGCCTGTGTGGCTGGGCATTAATGACCTGCGCTCTGAGGGACTCTACCTGTTTGAGGACAACACACGAGTCACCTACTTCCAGTGGCGCAAGCACTTCCTCTCCAGCCAGCCAGACGGAGGCAAGCGGGAGAACTGCGTGGCCATGGCGTCAGATGATGGGGACTGGTGGGACAACTATTGCGACAGGAACATGTATTACCTCTGTGAGTTTGATGCCTGA
- the c1h1orf198 gene encoding uncharacterized protein C1orf198 homolog has translation MTAASMEGADVHRMEQKKLEYFSSINSMARKIMQERENIKERHGSDWEKMTPNEQDSAIDNGMMDPHIRSRYAMHRVDREEVICYPKLLIQTGQKIVHFGDEDITWQDEHSSPFSWETKSQLDFNLTTGESVQGISSSTADYKPSKVTQSSQLSKVTQSSKVSNGESLGLGRKEESSSFWKISAERSRLEGEQADFHSLTPSQIKSLEKGEKPLPSYLRQEPTPKETEETPPPPRVTKQRATRPPAPPPPVPISVPPLTAISVTPMSVTPTPAPISVSSTVAGWERAQSTLPSVSNTVEEVFTSGLANKSPGLPTRSPARSSNTARDREEKAASQTESQLATSPTFAQFNTSSNLLKTGFDFLDNW, from the exons ATGACTGCGGCGTCCATGGAAGGGGCCGATGTCCATAGGATGGAGCAGAAAAAGTTGGAGTATTTCTCATCCATCAACTCCATGGCCAGGAAAATAATGCAAGAAAGGGAGAACATCAAGGAGAGACATGGATCCGATTGGGAGAAAATGACACCGAATGAACAAGACAGCGCCATCGACAATGGAATGATGGACCCCCACATTCGTTCTCGATATGCTATGCATAGGGTTGACCGAGAAGAAGTCATTTGTTATCCTAAATTACTCATTCAGACAGGACAGAAAATAGTCCATTTTGGTGACGAG GACATAACTTGGCAAGATGAGCACTCTTCCCCATTCTCCTGGGAGACCAAG AGCCAGTTGGACTTCAACCTGACAACAGGTGAATCTGTGCAGGGCATCTCCTCTTCGACAGCTGATTACAAGCCAAGCAAAGTCACCCAGAGCAGCCAGCTGAGCAAGGTGACCCAGAGCAGCAAGGTGTCCAATGGTGAGAGCCTCGGCCTGGGCAGGAAAGAGGAGTCCTCCTCCTTCTGGAAGATCAGTGCTGAAAGATCCAGGCTGGAGGGTGAACAGGCAGACTTCCACTCCCTAACCCCCAGCCAAATCAAGTCCCTGGAGAAAGGGGAGAAGCCACTGCCCTCTTATCTCCGTCAGGAGCCCACCCCCAAGGAGACGGAGGAGACTCCACCTCCGCCACGAGTAACCAAGCAGCGAGCCACCAGGCCACCTGCGCCTCCTCCCCCTGTACCCATCAGTGTGCCCCCCCTAACAGCCATAAGTGTGACCCCTATGAGCGTGACCCCTACCCCTGCACCTATCAGTGTGTCATCCACAGTGGCTGGCTGGGAGCGCGCTCAGAGCACCCTCCCCTCAGTCAGCAACACAGTGGAGGAAGTCTTCACTTCAGGGCTAGCCAACAAATCCCCGGGGCTGCCCACCAGGTCCCCTGCCCGCTCAAGCAACACTGCCAGAGATAGAGAGGAAAAGGCTGCTTCTCAGACTGAGTCGCAACTGGCCACCAGTCCCACCTTTGCTCAG TTTAATACCAGCAGTAACCTCCTGAAGACTGGATTTGACTTTCTTGACAACTGGTAA